Proteins from a genomic interval of Danio rerio strain Tuebingen ecotype United States chromosome 4, GRCz12tu, whole genome shotgun sequence:
- the LOC137491131 gene encoding uncharacterized protein isoform X1, whose product MAFIKEESEDVKIEETFTVKQEDPQEQTDLIEEKERSKEEEHHVKIEEKTHLQTDDILKRRDKNSFTCTQCGKILASKSKLKIHMRIHTGEKPFTCTQCGKSFSISSSLNLHMRIHTGEKPFTCTQCGKSFSHLSPLNKHMRIHTGEKPFTCTQCGKSFSLSTSLNLHMRIHTGEKPFTCTQCGKSFSISSSLNLHMRIHTGEKPFTCTQCGKSFSHLSPLNKHMRIHTGEKPFTCTQCGKSFSLSTSLNLHMRIHAGEKPFTCTRCGKSFNCSSNLSKHMMIHTGKKPFTCTQCEKSFRISSSLNLHMRIHTGEKPFTCTQCGNSFSQSSSLNKHMRIHTGEKPFTCTQCGKSFNRSEHLNLHMRIHTGEKPFTCTECEKSFTCSSHLNRHMRKHTGEKPYACTQCGKIFSQSSCLNLHMVSHNGEKP is encoded by the coding sequence acctaattgaagagaaggagaggagtaaagaggaggaacatcatgttaaaattgaggaaaaaactcatttacagactgatgatatattgaaaaggagagacaaaaatagtttcacctgcactcagtgtggaaagattttggcaagcaaaagcaaacttaagattcacatgaggatccacactggagagaaaccattcacatgcactcaatgtgggaagagtttcagcatatcatcatcccttaatctacacatgaggatccacactggagagaaaccattcacatgcactcagtgtgggaagagtttcagccacttATCAcctcttaataaacacatgaggatccacactggagagaaaccattcacatgcactcagtgtgggaagagttttagcttatcaacatcccttaatctacacatgaggatccacactggagagaaaccattcacatgcactcaatgtgggaagagtttcagcatatcatcatcccttaatctacacatgaggatccacactggagagaaaccattcacatgcactcagtgtgggaagagtttcagccacttATCAcctcttaataaacacatgaggatccacactggagagaaaccattcacatgcactcagtgtgggaagagttttagcttatcaacatcccttaatctacacatgaggatccacgcaggagagaaaccattcacatgcactcggtgtgggaagagtttcaactgCTCATCAAACCTTAgtaaacacatgatgatccacactggaaagaaaccattcacatgcactcagtgtgagaagagttttaggatatcatcatcccttaatctacacatgaggatccacactggagagaaaccattcacatgcactcagtgtgggaacagtttcagccaatcatcatctctTAATaagcacatgaggatccacactggagagaaaccattcacatgcactcagtgtgggaagagtttcaaccgatcagaacaccttaatctacacatgaggatccataccggagagaaaccattcacatgcactgagtgtgagaagagttttacctgctcatcacaccttaatcgacacatgaggaaacacactggagagaaaccatatgcatgcactcagtgtgggaagattttcagccaatcatcatgcCTTAATCTACACATGGTAAGCCACAACGGAGAGAAACCATGA